One genomic segment of Amycolatopsis sp. WQ 127309 includes these proteins:
- the pheT gene encoding phenylalanine--tRNA ligase subunit beta, producing MRVPVSWLTEHLDVGEEITPQDLADAFVRIGIEVDDLRELGPVTGPLVVGRVAEIEELTEFKKPVRFCRVDVGEVAEDDDEPEDDDEDEDDEESGEFDEGPHGIRTRGIICGARNFTEGDLVVVALPGAVLPGDFAIASRKTYGRISDGMICSARELGLGEDHTGILVLPPGTASPGDDAQELLALNDTVIELAPTPDRGYALSVRGLARELSNALDVPFGDPALLEVPAAEGDAWPVRVEDPEGCPRFVLRRVTGLDSTAPTPWWMRRRLMLAGIRSISLAVDVTNYVMLELGHPLHAFATKAIQGDLVVRKAKPGEKLTTLDDVERTLDPDDVVIADDSGVISLAGTMGGASTEITPESTDVLLEAAHWNPASISRTARRHKLFSEAAKRFERFTDPQLCGPAVELAARLLRQYGDAAIRPGRTDEGTVEPNPPVRMPINLPDKVAGVSYQRGVTVRRLSQIGCKVTVSTGDDGTGLVTAIPPSWRGDLRQPADLVEEVLRLEGYDSIPSTLPAAPAGRGLTDGQRRVRGVARALAEAGYVEVRPFPFVGDAVWDAFGLPADDVRRNAVVVRNPLEAERNKLATTLLPGLLDTLQRNVSRGMKDVALFHVGQVVLPAPNPLKVPVLGVDRRPTDEELAVLEEAVPKQPLHVAVVLAGQRHRAGWWGGGEQASWADAVQAARTIAEAAGVELTTQATDLPPWHPGRCAQLRVGDWPVGHAGELHPKVVEALGLPPRTVAMELDLDAIPLPDSRPAPSVSGYPPVLLDVALVAAADVPSGDLAAVLRTGAGELLEDITLFDVYAGEQVGEGKRSLAYKLRFRAPDRTLTVDEATKARDAAVAAAGERFEATLR from the coding sequence GTGCGAGTCCCAGTCAGCTGGCTGACCGAACACCTCGACGTGGGCGAGGAGATCACGCCGCAGGACCTGGCCGACGCGTTCGTCCGGATCGGGATCGAGGTCGACGACCTCCGCGAGCTCGGGCCCGTGACCGGCCCGCTGGTCGTCGGCCGCGTGGCCGAGATCGAGGAACTGACCGAGTTCAAGAAGCCGGTGCGCTTCTGCCGCGTCGACGTCGGCGAGGTCGCCGAGGACGACGACGAGCCCGAAGACGACGACGAAGACGAGGACGACGAAGAGTCGGGCGAGTTCGACGAGGGCCCGCACGGCATCAGGACCCGCGGCATCATCTGCGGCGCGCGCAACTTCACCGAGGGCGACCTGGTCGTCGTCGCGCTGCCCGGCGCGGTGCTGCCGGGCGACTTCGCCATCGCCTCCCGCAAGACCTACGGCCGCATCAGCGACGGCATGATCTGCTCGGCGCGCGAGCTCGGCCTCGGCGAGGACCACACCGGCATCCTGGTGCTGCCGCCGGGCACCGCGAGCCCGGGCGACGACGCCCAGGAGCTGCTCGCCCTGAACGACACGGTGATCGAGCTCGCGCCGACCCCGGACCGCGGTTACGCGCTGTCGGTCCGCGGCCTGGCTCGCGAGCTGTCGAACGCCCTCGACGTGCCCTTCGGCGACCCTGCGCTGCTGGAGGTCCCGGCGGCCGAAGGTGACGCCTGGCCGGTCCGCGTCGAGGACCCCGAGGGCTGCCCGCGGTTCGTGCTGCGCCGGGTCACCGGGCTGGACTCGACCGCGCCGACCCCGTGGTGGATGCGGCGGCGGCTGATGCTGGCCGGCATCCGCTCGATCTCCCTGGCCGTCGACGTCACCAACTACGTGATGCTTGAGCTCGGGCACCCGCTGCACGCGTTCGCCACCAAGGCCATCCAGGGCGATCTGGTGGTGCGCAAGGCGAAGCCGGGCGAGAAGCTGACCACCCTGGACGACGTCGAGCGCACGCTCGACCCGGACGACGTGGTGATCGCCGACGACAGCGGCGTCATCTCGCTGGCCGGCACCATGGGTGGCGCGAGCACCGAGATCACGCCGGAGAGCACGGACGTGCTGCTCGAGGCGGCGCACTGGAACCCGGCGTCGATCAGCCGCACGGCCCGGCGCCACAAGCTGTTCTCCGAGGCGGCCAAGCGGTTCGAGCGGTTCACCGACCCGCAGCTGTGCGGGCCGGCGGTCGAGCTGGCCGCCCGGCTGCTGCGGCAGTACGGCGACGCCGCCATCCGGCCCGGCCGCACCGACGAGGGCACGGTCGAGCCGAACCCGCCGGTCCGGATGCCGATCAACCTGCCCGACAAGGTCGCGGGCGTGAGCTACCAGCGCGGCGTGACCGTGCGCCGGCTCAGCCAGATCGGCTGCAAGGTCACGGTCAGCACGGGCGACGACGGCACCGGCCTCGTCACCGCGATCCCGCCGAGCTGGCGCGGTGACCTGCGCCAGCCCGCCGACCTCGTCGAAGAGGTGCTGCGGCTCGAGGGCTACGACAGCATCCCGTCGACGCTGCCCGCCGCCCCGGCCGGCCGCGGCCTGACCGACGGCCAGCGGCGCGTCCGCGGTGTCGCGCGGGCCCTGGCCGAGGCCGGGTACGTCGAGGTGCGCCCGTTCCCGTTCGTCGGCGACGCGGTGTGGGACGCCTTCGGGCTCCCGGCGGACGACGTCCGCCGCAACGCCGTCGTGGTGCGCAACCCGCTGGAGGCCGAGCGCAACAAGCTGGCCACCACGCTGCTGCCGGGCCTGCTGGACACGCTGCAGCGCAACGTGTCGCGCGGGATGAAAGACGTGGCGCTGTTCCACGTCGGCCAGGTCGTGCTGCCCGCGCCGAACCCGCTGAAGGTCCCGGTGCTCGGCGTCGACCGCCGCCCGACCGACGAGGAACTGGCCGTTCTCGAAGAGGCCGTGCCGAAGCAGCCGCTGCACGTCGCCGTCGTGCTCGCCGGCCAGCGCCACCGCGCCGGCTGGTGGGGCGGGGGCGAGCAGGCGAGCTGGGCCGACGCGGTGCAGGCCGCCCGGACGATCGCCGAGGCCGCCGGGGTCGAGCTGACCACGCAGGCCACCGATCTGCCGCCGTGGCACCCGGGCCGCTGCGCCCAGCTGCGGGTCGGCGACTGGCCGGTCGGCCATGCGGGCGAGCTGCACCCCAAGGTCGTCGAGGCGCTCGGCCTGCCGCCGCGCACCGTGGCGATGGAGCTCGACCTCGACGCGATCCCGCTGCCGGACTCCCGGCCGGCGCCGAGCGTGTCCGGCTACCCGCCGGTGCTGCTCGACGTCGCGC
- the pheS gene encoding phenylalanine--tRNA ligase subunit alpha, which yields MSGAKEKEAQGGAVLAPETLQEAVKAAEAAFAAATGLDALAEVKPAHLGDHSPLLLARREIGALPKQEKAEAGKRVNEARQAVQSAFDTRRAELQVERDERVLREEAVDVTLPWDRVPRGARHPISTVSERVADAFIAMGYEVAEGPELEAEWFNFDALNFGKDHPARQLQDTFYVGEEDSGLVLRTHTSPVQARTLLHRDLPVYVVCPGRTYRTDELDSTHTPVFTQVEGLAVDKGITMAHLKGTLDAFARAMFGENSKTRLRPHFFPFTEPSAEVDVWFEEKKGGPGWVEWGGCGMVNPNVLRACGVDPEVYSGFAFGMGIERTLQFRNGIPDMRDMVEGDVRFTLPFGTEA from the coding sequence ATGTCCGGAGCCAAGGAGAAGGAAGCCCAGGGCGGCGCGGTTCTCGCCCCCGAGACGCTGCAGGAGGCGGTCAAGGCCGCCGAAGCGGCGTTCGCCGCCGCGACCGGGCTCGATGCGCTGGCCGAGGTCAAGCCCGCGCATCTCGGTGACCACTCGCCGCTGCTGCTGGCGCGCCGCGAGATCGGCGCCCTGCCCAAGCAGGAGAAGGCCGAGGCCGGCAAGCGCGTCAACGAGGCGCGCCAGGCCGTCCAGTCGGCCTTCGACACCCGCCGCGCCGAGCTCCAGGTGGAGCGCGACGAGCGCGTGCTGCGCGAAGAAGCCGTCGATGTCACCCTTCCGTGGGACCGCGTGCCGCGCGGTGCCCGGCACCCGATCAGCACCGTCTCCGAGCGCGTCGCCGACGCGTTCATCGCGATGGGCTACGAGGTCGCCGAAGGCCCGGAGCTCGAAGCCGAGTGGTTCAACTTCGACGCGCTGAACTTCGGCAAGGACCACCCCGCGCGCCAGCTGCAGGACACGTTCTACGTCGGCGAAGAGGACTCCGGCCTGGTGCTGCGCACGCACACCTCGCCCGTCCAGGCCCGCACCCTGCTGCACCGCGACCTGCCCGTGTACGTCGTGTGCCCCGGCCGGACGTACCGCACCGACGAGCTCGACTCGACCCACACCCCGGTGTTCACCCAGGTCGAGGGCCTCGCGGTGGACAAGGGCATCACCATGGCGCACCTCAAGGGCACGCTGGACGCCTTCGCCCGCGCGATGTTCGGCGAGAACTCCAAGACCCGGCTGCGCCCGCACTTCTTCCCGTTCACCGAGCCGTCCGCCGAGGTGGACGTCTGGTTCGAGGAGAAGAAGGGCGGCCCCGGCTGGGTCGAGTGGGGCGGCTGCGGCATGGTCAACCCGAACGTCCTGCGCGCCTGCGGCGTCGACCCCGAGGTGTACTCGGGCTTCGCCTTCGGCATGGGCATCGAGCGCACCCTGCAGTTCCGCAACGGGATCCCGGACATGCGCGACATGGTGGAAGGCGACGTCCGCTTCACCCTTCCCTTCGGAACGGAGGCGTAG
- a CDS encoding RNA methyltransferase: protein MDPFTERTPRVVAARKLTRRADRDKTGRFLAEGANAVEAALANGTVHELFVTSRAAAQHANLVEAARAAGVPVSPITDRAADGLSETVTPQGIVAVCALLDHPLETAVIPGARLVVVLVDIADPGNAGTVIRVADAAGADAVVLAGDTVDPHNGKCVRAAAGSLFHLPITRVRDISAALKACSAAGLRTYAAHGYADAELDRVDLTEPTAWVFGNEAHGLSEAVLAETDLAVRIPLYGKAESLNLATAAAVCVYTSAMAARR, encoded by the coding sequence GTGGATCCGTTCACCGAACGGACCCCCCGGGTCGTTGCTGCGCGCAAGCTGACCCGGCGCGCGGACCGGGACAAGACCGGCCGGTTCCTGGCCGAAGGCGCCAACGCCGTCGAAGCCGCCTTGGCGAACGGAACGGTCCACGAACTGTTCGTGACGTCGCGCGCGGCCGCCCAGCACGCGAACCTGGTCGAGGCCGCCCGCGCGGCCGGCGTCCCGGTCTCGCCGATCACCGACCGCGCCGCGGACGGCCTGTCGGAAACCGTGACGCCCCAAGGCATCGTGGCGGTCTGCGCCCTGCTCGACCATCCACTCGAGACGGCCGTGATCCCGGGCGCCCGGCTGGTGGTCGTGCTGGTGGACATCGCCGACCCGGGCAACGCGGGCACGGTGATCCGCGTGGCGGACGCGGCGGGCGCGGACGCCGTCGTCCTGGCGGGCGACACGGTCGACCCCCACAACGGCAAGTGCGTCCGAGCGGCCGCGGGCAGCCTGTTCCACCTCCCGATCACCCGCGTCCGGGACATCTCGGCCGCGCTGAAGGCCTGTTCGGCGGCGGGCCTGCGCACGTACGCGGCCCACGGCTACGCCGACGCCGAACTCGATCGGGTGGACCTGACCGAGCCGACGGCCTGGGTGTTCGGCAACGAGGCCCACGGCCTTTCGGAAGCTGTTCTGGCCGAGACGGATCTGGCGGTCCGCATCCCGCTGTACGGCAAGGCAGAGAGCCTCAACCTGGCCACGGCGGCGGCGGTCTGCGTCTACACGAGCGCCATGGCGGCCCGCCGCTGA
- the rplT gene encoding 50S ribosomal protein L20, producing the protein MARVKRAVNAQKKRRATLELASGYRGQRSRLYRKAKEQTLHSLNYAYRDRRARKGDFRRLWVTRINAAARENGVTYNRFIQGIKAAGVEVDRKILADLAVNDAVAFTALAELAKANVNTEAKSA; encoded by the coding sequence GTGGCACGCGTCAAGCGGGCGGTCAACGCCCAGAAGAAGCGTCGCGCAACTCTCGAACTGGCCAGCGGCTACCGCGGCCAGCGTTCGCGGCTGTACCGCAAGGCCAAGGAGCAGACGCTTCACTCGCTCAACTACGCCTACCGGGACCGTCGTGCCCGCAAGGGTGACTTCCGTCGCCTGTGGGTCACCCGCATCAACGCGGCCGCCCGCGAGAACGGCGTGACCTACAACCGGTTCATCCAGGGCATCAAGGCCGCGGGTGTCGAGGTCGACCGCAAGATCCTCGCGGACCTCGCCGTCAACGACGCCGTCGCCTTCACCGCGCTGGCCGAGCTCGCCAAGGCCAACGTGAACACCGAAGCGAAGTCGGCCTGA
- the rpmI gene encoding 50S ribosomal protein L35, with protein sequence MPKMKTHSGTSKRVRVTGTGKLRRQKAGRRHLMEKKSNRLTRRLEGTTEIAKPDTGRVKRLLGR encoded by the coding sequence ATGCCGAAGATGAAGACCCACAGCGGCACGTCCAAGCGCGTCCGCGTCACGGGCACGGGCAAGCTGCGCCGTCAGAAGGCCGGCCGCCGGCACCTGATGGAGAAGAAGTCCAACCGCCTCACGCGCCGGCTCGAGGGCACCACCGAGATCGCCAAGCCCGACACCGGTCGCGTCAAGCGCCTCCTCGGCCGCTGA
- the infC gene encoding translation initiation factor IF-3, protein MWAPGRNENRKHSSDQGGPISSETRINDRIRVPEVRLVGPAGEQVGIVRIEDALRLAQENDLDLVEVAPQARPPVCKLMDFGKFKYESAQKARESRRNQQLTVIKEQKLRPKIDQHDYETKKGHVSRFLAAGNKVKVTIMFRGREQSRPELGYRLLQKLAEDVTELGFVESSAKQDGRNMIMVLAPHKNVKPKAKVEPVPESVPEA, encoded by the coding sequence ATGTGGGCACCAGGTCGAAACGAGAACAGGAAACATTCCTCGGACCAAGGAGGCCCCATCAGCTCCGAGACACGCATCAACGACCGAATCCGGGTGCCGGAGGTCCGACTCGTCGGACCCGCCGGCGAACAGGTCGGCATCGTCCGGATCGAAGATGCGCTGCGCCTGGCGCAAGAGAACGATCTCGACCTCGTCGAGGTCGCGCCGCAGGCCCGCCCGCCGGTGTGCAAGCTCATGGACTTCGGCAAGTTCAAGTACGAGAGCGCGCAGAAGGCCCGCGAGTCGCGTCGCAACCAGCAGCTGACCGTCATCAAGGAACAGAAGCTGCGCCCCAAGATCGATCAGCACGACTACGAGACCAAGAAGGGTCACGTGTCGCGCTTCCTGGCGGCGGGCAACAAGGTCAAGGTCACGATCATGTTCCGCGGTCGCGAGCAGTCCCGGCCGGAGCTCGGCTACCGGCTGCTGCAGAAGCTCGCCGAAGACGTCACGGAGCTCGGCTTCGTCGAGTCGTCGGCCAAGCAGGACGGTCGCAACATGATCATGGTGCTGGCCCCGCACAAGAACGTGAAGCCGAAGGCCAAGGTCGAGCCGGTTCCCGAATCGGTCCCCGAGGCGTAA
- a CDS encoding DUF1844 domain-containing protein — protein sequence MSDQPSAPPPYSPEARHLEDIPSVEVISRAAVMLLSAGAERLGLADADPDNSPHRDLDEARRLITALAGLITASAEYLGLHAGPLRDGLQSLQKAFREASAVPDAPGQGPGEKYTGPVY from the coding sequence GTGTCAGATCAACCCTCCGCACCGCCCCCGTATTCCCCCGAAGCCCGCCACCTGGAGGACATCCCCAGCGTGGAGGTGATCAGCCGCGCGGCCGTCATGCTGCTGTCGGCCGGGGCCGAACGCCTCGGCCTCGCCGACGCCGACCCGGACAACTCGCCGCACCGCGACCTCGACGAGGCGCGCCGCCTGATCACCGCGCTCGCCGGGCTCATCACCGCGTCCGCCGAGTACCTCGGCCTGCACGCCGGCCCGCTGCGCGACGGTCTGCAGTCGCTCCAGAAGGCCTTCCGCGAGGCGTCGGCCGTGCCGGACGCCCCCGGTCAGGGCCCCGGCGAGAAGTACACCGGCCCCGTTTACTGA
- a CDS encoding GntR family transcriptional regulator — translation MLDVSLSKVSRPLLRDEAYDRIRHAIVDGSLPPGAPLRDADLADQLGLSRAPIRQALLRLADDGLVDSKPQSYTRVSEVMSPDVLDAREIVRLLHEFAVRQAVAKVGRDDVAVMRAANDRFAAAIEAGDVAAAVKADDELHDVPVRLAGNAAVAATLDRYTPLLRRLEHARFSSALAWNSVERHTRLIDALEKRDTDTAVSVISTIWTDLLEDR, via the coding sequence ATGTTAGATGTGAGTCTCTCGAAGGTCAGTCGCCCATTACTGCGAGACGAGGCGTACGACCGCATCCGTCACGCCATCGTCGATGGCTCGCTGCCGCCCGGTGCGCCGCTGCGCGACGCCGATCTGGCCGATCAGCTCGGCCTGTCGAGAGCCCCCATCCGCCAAGCCCTGTTGCGGCTGGCCGACGACGGGCTCGTCGACTCCAAACCCCAGAGCTACACCCGGGTCTCCGAAGTGATGTCCCCCGACGTCCTCGACGCCCGGGAGATCGTCCGGCTGCTGCACGAGTTCGCCGTCCGGCAGGCTGTGGCGAAGGTCGGCCGGGACGACGTCGCCGTGATGCGGGCGGCCAACGATCGCTTTGCCGCGGCGATCGAAGCCGGTGACGTCGCCGCCGCCGTCAAGGCTGACGACGAGCTGCACGATGTTCCCGTGCGGCTGGCCGGGAACGCCGCCGTGGCCGCCACTCTCGACCGGTACACGCCGCTGCTGCGCCGGCTCGAACACGCGCGGTTCAGCTCGGCGCTCGCCTGGAACTCGGTGGAACGCCACACGCGGCTCATCGACGCCCTCGAGAAGCGCGACACCGACACCGCCGTCTCCGTGATCTCGACCATCTGGACCGACCTGCTGGAGGACCGATGA
- a CDS encoding 1-aminocyclopropane-1-carboxylate deaminase yields the protein MTLADFPRFPLLFGPSPVHPLERLTAHLGGAQVWAKREDVNSGLAYGGNKTRKLEYLVADALKEGADTLVSIGGVQSNHTRQVAAAAARAGLKAVLVQESWVDWHDPLYDKVGNIQLSRILGADVRLVDAGFGIGFKQAWEDAVAEIEAGGGKPYAIPAGASDHRLGGLGFANWIVELEAQEEQLGVFFDTVIVCSVTGSTQGGMVAGTALGKPRRILGIDASAKPDETREQVTRIARATAELIGAGEIADVELDDRYHAGIYGIPDASTVDAIETCARLEGMITDPVYEGKSMAGLIDLVGRGEIERGSNVLYAHLGGQPAINGYTSVLG from the coding sequence ATGACCCTCGCCGACTTCCCGCGCTTCCCGTTGCTCTTCGGGCCGTCGCCGGTGCATCCCCTGGAGCGGCTCACGGCCCACCTCGGCGGCGCGCAGGTCTGGGCCAAGCGTGAGGACGTCAACTCCGGGCTCGCGTACGGCGGCAACAAGACGCGCAAGCTGGAGTACCTCGTCGCCGACGCCCTGAAAGAAGGCGCCGACACGCTCGTCTCGATCGGCGGTGTCCAGTCCAACCACACCCGGCAGGTCGCGGCCGCCGCGGCGCGTGCCGGGCTGAAGGCCGTGCTGGTGCAGGAAAGCTGGGTCGACTGGCACGATCCGCTCTACGACAAGGTCGGCAACATCCAGCTCTCGCGGATCCTCGGCGCGGACGTCCGGCTGGTCGACGCCGGTTTCGGCATCGGGTTCAAGCAGGCCTGGGAGGACGCCGTCGCCGAGATCGAGGCCGGCGGCGGGAAGCCGTACGCCATCCCGGCCGGTGCGTCGGACCACCGGCTCGGCGGGCTCGGCTTCGCCAACTGGATCGTCGAGCTGGAAGCGCAGGAAGAGCAGCTCGGCGTCTTCTTCGACACCGTGATCGTCTGCTCGGTCACCGGCAGCACCCAGGGCGGGATGGTCGCCGGGACCGCGCTAGGCAAACCCCGGCGCATCCTGGGCATCGACGCCTCCGCCAAGCCGGACGAAACCCGCGAGCAGGTCACGCGGATCGCGCGCGCCACCGCGGAGCTGATCGGCGCGGGCGAGATCGCGGACGTCGAGCTGGACGACCGGTACCACGCCGGGATCTACGGCATCCCCGACGCGTCCACTGTGGACGCCATCGAGACGTGCGCCCGGCTGGAGGGGATGATCACCGACCCGGTGTACGAAGGGAAGTCCATGGCGGGACTCATCGACCTGGTCGGCCGGGGTGAGATAGAACGCGGCTCGAACGTGCTCTACGCCCACCTCGGCGGGCAGCCCGCGATCAACGGCTACACGAGCGTCCTCGGCTGA
- a CDS encoding RidA family protein, which produces MSKTAVSTENAPKPPAKFSQAVRKGNLLQVAGQVAFDPATNEIVGDDVAGQTRQTFKNIEAVLKEAGSSLADAIMVRVYLTDTAHFAPFNEVYNELIGEGPHAARTTVYVGLPGALLVEIDVLCVLD; this is translated from the coding sequence ATGAGCAAGACGGCAGTTTCCACCGAGAACGCGCCGAAGCCGCCGGCGAAGTTCTCGCAGGCCGTCCGCAAGGGAAACCTGCTGCAGGTCGCGGGCCAGGTGGCCTTCGACCCGGCCACGAACGAGATCGTCGGCGACGACGTCGCGGGCCAGACCCGCCAGACGTTCAAGAACATCGAAGCCGTGCTCAAGGAGGCGGGTTCGAGCCTCGCTGACGCGATCATGGTGCGCGTCTACCTCACCGACACCGCGCACTTCGCGCCGTTCAACGAGGTCTACAACGAGCTCATCGGCGAAGGCCCGCACGCCGCCCGCACGACGGTGTACGTCGGCCTCCCGGGCGCACTGCTCGTCGAGATCGACGTGCTCTGCGTGCTGGACTGA
- a CDS encoding IclR family transcriptional regulator: protein MSQSLDRALTLLNSIAQDARTLDDLAEEIGVHKSTVLRLLRTLEQHHFVRREGTRYYRLGSAMFDLANQALDSIDVRRSAQPALAALNARTGHTVHLASYDDGEVVYIDKYEGRHSVRMYSRVGKRAPLHCTAVGKVLVAAMPSAKREEIARSMEYPVLTPNTITTPEDYLAELDRVAQLGYAVDNAEHEDFIHCVAAPVRGADGEVLAAASMSVPKVLLDYEGLLALVPDLRAATNEASVHSGWTGNGKGH, encoded by the coding sequence TTGAGTCAAAGTCTGGACCGCGCGCTGACGCTGCTGAACTCGATCGCGCAGGACGCGCGCACCCTCGACGACCTCGCCGAGGAGATCGGCGTCCACAAGTCGACGGTGCTGCGCCTGCTGCGCACCCTGGAGCAGCACCACTTCGTCCGCCGCGAGGGCACCCGCTACTACCGGCTCGGCAGCGCGATGTTCGACCTCGCGAACCAAGCCCTCGACTCGATCGACGTCCGGCGCAGCGCCCAGCCCGCGCTGGCCGCGCTCAACGCCCGCACCGGGCACACCGTGCACCTGGCCAGCTACGACGACGGCGAAGTCGTCTACATCGACAAGTACGAGGGCCGCCACTCGGTGCGGATGTACTCCCGCGTCGGCAAGCGCGCGCCGCTGCACTGCACCGCCGTCGGGAAGGTCCTGGTCGCCGCGATGCCTTCCGCGAAACGCGAGGAGATCGCCCGGTCCATGGAGTACCCGGTGCTGACGCCGAACACGATCACCACGCCGGAGGACTACCTCGCCGAGCTGGATCGGGTCGCGCAGCTCGGGTACGCCGTCGACAACGCCGAGCACGAGGACTTCATCCACTGCGTCGCGGCGCCGGTGCGCGGCGCGGACGGCGAAGTGCTGGCCGCGGCGTCGATGTCGGTGCCGAAGGTGCTGCTCGACTACGAAGGCCTGCTCGCGCTGGTCCCGGACCTGCGGGCCGCGACGAACGAAGCTTCCGTCCACAGTGGATGGACGGGGAACGGAAAGGGGCACTGA
- a CDS encoding sugar kinase gives MTSGPEVLCVGETMALFVPAEPGPPDEVRRWTRTIGGAESNVACHLPALGVPSGWVSAVGDDPFGHAMLREIAAAGVDVSACSVDPVRPTGLYVKESGAGGSPVRYYRAGSAASGMGPSLLDRLDLDGVRVLHLSGITPALSDSCLALVRALLDAPRGDRLVSFDVNLRPALWAGRDPRLLAELAGQADIVLTGDDEAQHVWGTGDPVSLRALLPGPRTLVVKHGERGATLVEGEPLFAPALRVDVVEPVGAGDAFAAGFLAATLRGAAPLERLRRGHLQAAATLLTHDDVGVPLPRTVVDTLLNADPDEWRSARLTGEGVLA, from the coding sequence GTGACAAGCGGGCCCGAAGTGCTCTGTGTCGGCGAGACGATGGCGCTGTTCGTGCCCGCCGAACCCGGCCCGCCGGACGAGGTGCGCCGGTGGACGCGCACCATCGGCGGCGCCGAGTCGAACGTGGCCTGTCACCTGCCCGCGCTCGGCGTCCCGAGCGGCTGGGTGAGCGCGGTCGGCGACGACCCGTTCGGCCACGCGATGCTGCGCGAGATCGCGGCGGCCGGCGTCGACGTCAGCGCGTGTTCGGTCGACCCGGTGCGCCCCACCGGCCTCTACGTCAAGGAAAGCGGCGCCGGCGGCAGCCCCGTGCGCTACTACCGCGCCGGCTCCGCGGCCTCCGGCATGGGCCCTTCGCTGCTGGATCGGCTCGACCTCGACGGCGTCCGCGTGTTGCACCTGTCCGGGATCACCCCGGCGCTGTCCGACAGCTGCCTCGCGCTGGTGCGCGCGCTGCTGGACGCGCCCCGCGGCGACCGGCTCGTCTCCTTCGACGTCAACCTGCGGCCCGCGCTGTGGGCCGGCCGCGACCCCCGTCTGCTCGCGGAACTGGCCGGCCAGGCCGACATCGTCCTGACCGGCGACGACGAAGCCCAGCACGTGTGGGGGACCGGCGACCCGGTTTCGCTGCGGGCCCTCCTGCCGGGCCCGCGCACGCTGGTCGTCAAACACGGCGAGCGCGGGGCGACCCTCGTCGAAGGCGAGCCGCTGTTCGCGCCCGCGTTGCGCGTCGACGTCGTCGAGCCGGTCGGCGCCGGGGACGCGTTCGCCGCGGGTTTCCTCGCCGCGACCCTGCGCGGCGCCGCGCCCCTGGAACGGCTCCGGCGCGGGCACCTGCAGGCCGCCGCCACCCTGCTCACCCACGACGACGTCGGCGTACCGCTGCCGCGCACGGTCGTGGATACCCTGCTGAACGCGGACCCGGACGAGTGGCGTTCGGCCAGGCTGACGGGAGAGGGGGTTCTCGCTTGA